The following proteins are co-located in the Xiphophorus maculatus strain JP 163 A chromosome 24, X_maculatus-5.0-male, whole genome shotgun sequence genome:
- the LOC111607605 gene encoding uncharacterized protein LOC111607605 isoform X2, which translates to MVEMLASVCRYKTFPLYHSDKPQSDFLLDLYSQMKDRENKSGPSLLPSLQSVFQSAPEVWTIKLSERKTSILLEVMKLQPEKKPVELTDCSHGESEVRSFLQCLPFISHLWFDGRSCDPDEQTRFLVNLFCEAAEREQQTGEKMVEMLASVCRYKTFHLYYNNKSQSDFLLDLYSQMKDRETKSGLSLLPSLQSVFQSAPKLWTIKLSKRKTSDLMEVMKLQPEKKPVMLTDCSHGESEVRSFLQCLPFISQLSSPPGFFQSVCSSLSVRSREEIQQLVSLLQLLNFNLFLTGELNDKTCSSVGKVLPLVGSKVDLILTDSRMSVRGAAVLFRSTTQLHSLRLSNSLVLFFSQWVRRGRVAFPLVLEELTVVSTKAQPQRVLLKVGSSLASLLRFWTVGRLDLTESGLPVQSLFSLLLHDGPLTLRLSEERLQQLLVLLHEVQDQDRTLSLLNKVGGDLSSCQLSWELLHFLLQQPTAQTITVNLKKNRFSEERAAELLPFLHRMVIQRPSPSFVRTSIREIFRTHPSHMISWLLRSLDLVINLNCTELDSKDCDALLFILRHSDGVKLKLLWSSIPAEGIQSILSMLHTVSDLSVDRNLLLRFIHCCAASDSQQGAASGLLRTLRHRLDLSCSSCVELPEEDQTEPLRLTAADCGAVSTVLRHSSRDTQLDLRDCEVEDSGLDLLFPVLDGHISIFQDAWWC; encoded by the exons ATGGTGGAGATGTTAGCATCAGTCTGCAGATATAAAACATTCCCTTTATATCATAGTGATAAACCTCAGAGTGACTTCCTGCTGGATCTGTACTCCCAGATGAAGGACAGAGAGAATAAATCAGGTCCGAGTCTCCTTCCATCATTACAGTCAGTTTTCCAGTCAGCTCCTGAAGTCTGGACCATCAAGCTGTCAGAGAGAAAGACCTCCATCCTGCTGGAAGTGATGAAACTCCAACCAGAGAAGAAACCAGTGGAGCTGACAGACTGCTCACATGGAGAGAGTGAAGTGAGGAGTTTCCTGCAGTGTCTGCCTTTTATCTCACACCTCTG GTTTGATGGTCGAAGCTGCGATCCTGATGAACAAACCAGGTTCTTAGTGAATCTGTtctgtgaagcagcagagagagaacagCAGACAGGAGAGAAGATGGTGGAGATGTTAGCATCAGTCTGCAGATATAAAACATTCCatttatattataataataaatctcAGAGTGACTTCCTGCTGGATCTGTACTCCCAGATGAAGGACAGAGAGACTAAATCAGGTCTGAGTCTCCTTCCATCTTTACAGTCAGTTTTCCAGTCAGCTCCTAAACTCTGGACCATCAAGCTGTCAAAGAGAAAGACCTCAGACCTTATGGAAGTGATGAAACTCCAACCAGAGAAGAAACCAGTGATGCTGACAGACTGCTCACATGGAGAGAGTGAAGTGAGGAGTTTCCTGCAGTGTCTGCCTTTTATCTCACAGCTCAG TTCTCCTCCAGGGTTTTTCCAGAGTGTTTGTTCATCTCTATCAGTGAGATCCAGAGAGGAGATCCAGCAGCTGGTttctctcctgcagcttctgaaCTTCAACCTTTTTCTAACAGGAGAGTTGAATGataaaacctgcagctctgTGGGGAAAGTTCTCCCCCTGGTTGGATCTAAAGTGGATCTGATCCTCACAGACAGCCGGATGTCCGTCAGAGGAGCTGCTGTCCTGTTTAGATCTACAACACAGCTCCACAGTCTGAG ACTCTCCAACAGTCTGGTCTTGTTCTTCTCTCAGTGGGTGAGAAGAGGCAGAGTGGCTTTTCCTCTGGTCCTAGAAGAGCTTACAGTGGTTTCCACCAAAGCTCAGCCACAGAGAGTCTTGCTGAAGGTCGGCAGCAGTTTGGCGTCTCTGCTGAGGTTCTGGACAGTGGGACGGTTGGACCTGACCGAGTCCGGACTCCCTGTTCAGAGTCTCTTCAGTCTGTTGCTTCACGACGGTCCTCTCACACTCAG ACTGAGTGAAGAGAGACTCCAGCAGCTTCTGGTTCTCCTCCACGAGGTCCAGGACCAGGACAGGACATTGTCCCTCTTGAATAAGGTCGGTGGAGACCTGAGCTCCTGCCAGTTGAGCTGGGAGCttcttcacttcctgctgcagcagccgACAGCTCAGACCATCACCGTGAACCTGAAGAAGAACCGATTCTCGGAGGAGAGAGCTGCTGAGCTGCTGCCCTTCCTGCACAGGATGGTGATTCAAAG GCCCAGTCCCAGCTTTGTTAGGACTTCCATCAGGGAGATCTTCAGGACTCATCCCAGTCACATGATATCCTGGTTGCTGAGGTCACTGGATCTTGTGATCAACCTGAACTGCACAGAGCTGGACTCAAAGGACTGCGACGCTCTGCTGTTCATCCTCAGACACAGCGACGGAGTGAAACTGAAGCTGCTGTGGAGCTCCATCCCAGCAGAGGGAATCCAGTCCATCCTCTCTATGCTGCACACAGTTTCTGATCTCAG TGTGGACAGGAATCTCCTGCTGAGGTTCATCCACTGCTGCGCCGCCTCCgacagccagcagggggcagcatcGGGCCTGCTGAGGACTCTACGGCACAGGTTGGATCTGTCCTGCTCCTCCTGCGTGGAGCTACCAGAGGAGGATCAGACGGAGCCTCTGAGGTTGACGGCCGCCGACTGCGGGGCCGTCTCCACCGTCCTGAGACACAGCAGCAGGGACACCCAGCTGGACCTGAGAGACTGCGAGGTGGAGGACAGCGGGCTGGACCTGCTGTTTCCTGTCCTGGACGGACATATTTCTATATTTCAAGATGCCTGGTGGTGTTGA